TAGAGGAGCAATTCGGTAGTTTGGGAACTTATTAATAAGAAGTCACGTGAGAAGACCCGCATGTAGCGTATGATATACGCCCATGCGGGTCTTTTTATTAGAAGAGTAAGAACGCTATTTATGTTCATCCGGTAGCACATCTTCGACCAATATTGCGTAGGTTTGATGATCCTGCCACTGTCCATTTATTTTGAGATACTGGCGGGCGACGCCTTCAGGCCTAAATCCGCTCTTCTCCAGCACCCTCCGGGAAGCCTCGTTATGCAATAATATGGCTGCCTGAACCCTATGTAGACCTAAGGCCCGGAAAGCGTAGCCGAGAACTAATCCGACCGCAGCGGTCATGTAACCTTTTGCCTGCACCCGATGATCCATTAAATATCCTAAATCAGCATACTGAGCTACACCTCTTGAGACATTAGATAGCGTGATTTGACCTATTAGTTGTCCATCAAGCAGATAGATGCCGAACATATAGGCCTTATCCTGCTGGGCATCCTCCAGTCGCTGATTGATGATCCGTTGTTGACTCTCCAAGGTGTAGAATTGCTCATCGCGTGTTGGTTCAAACGGTTCATGTGTCAACCGATTATTCAAACGTAGCTCCAGTAAGTTCTCTGCATCCTTTAGCTCTAGTGGAGAAATATAGATGCCTTGTGAGGTATGATATAAAGTAAGGGTCATTTCAGGGTTCTCCTTTTTTAAAATATAAGAAAGTATAAGTTTAGCACCTATACTTTATGTTTTATATTTCTCGCTTAAACGCTTACCATTCTTATAAGGACGCCGAAGACGTTTATGCTTCTTTCGATGGTTTTTGACGTAAACGACGAAAGAATGAGGTCAGTAGGTCTGCACATTCTTCTTGTAGAATCCCCTGAATGACTTCGGTACGATGGTTAAACCGCGGCTCTTCAAGCAAATTCATGAGGGTCCCAGCACATCCAGCCTTAGGATCAGGAGTGCCATACACAGTGAGGGGTACTCTGGATTGCACAATCGCTCCCGCACACATCGGACAAGGCTCTAAAGTAACATACAGCTGGCAATCCAGCAGTCGCCATGAGTTCATGACATTGCTGGCCTCGCGAATGGCAACCATTTCTGCATGAGCTGTAGAATCCATTGTTGTTTCTCTTAAATTGTATCCACGTCCGATAATTTCACCATGCCGTACGATGACCGCCCCAATAGGTACCTCTCCTAATGCTTCAGCTTTGCGGGCTTCTGCTATCGCCTGCCTCATCCAATGTTCATGAACCGCTCCCATATCATCTAGCGATTCACCTGCTTTAATATTCAAGATCATCTTCCCTTCCTTTATATCCATTGTACAACGAACAAATATTCGTTCTTAACAAAATGTGTATAACTCTGTGGATAACAGCCTACTTATACACATTTTTGTGCACATCGCTCTATAATAAAATGTTTATATGTGCATAAGATGTGGATGGTTTCTTAAAATATAAGAAAGTATAAGTTTCACACTATGCTTTATCCTTATATTTCGCGCTTAAACGCTTACCGTCCTTATAAGGACGCCGAAGGCATTTATACTTGTATATTGTAGAGAAAGACCTTTTGAATTTCAATATTCCTTGAATTGGAATGCTCATTGAAATGTCTTTTCAAATGTGAGGGCAAAAGGTATGATGTTTATTGAAGGGCCCGCAAGGATTTACCAGTGGATAAGAGGTGAACAAACAGTTTGTCCATAAAGACAAAACTATCTGCTATTATTTTTGGGGCGGTGTTGCTAATTTTAGCACTGAACCTGACATTTAACCTTTATGCCGCCCAAAACAATCTACGGAATGAAAGCATTAATAATATGCAACTAACCGCTATGCAAATGGCCGTTTCTGTAGAACAAAGTAACTATAGCTCTAACTATGTAGAATATCAAATTGCGCATAATTTAAGGATGGCGGCTATCTTTGCCTCCGAGGAACTGGATCCAGATTATAAGAATGTGACGAATGAAGAACTTAGGGCCCTAACTTCCAAGGTGGGCGTGTCTAATATTTCAATTCTGGTAAAGACTGATAACGATATCGTAGTAGCAAGGTCTTCGGTACCTAGTGATATTGGGATGTCCACAAAAGACTGGGGGTACTGGTATCTAGCCTTTTTGGAGTTATTCGATAATCAGGAAGTATCCGTGGGTCAGGGACAGTCCCTGAACCATTTTTGGTCAGGCCCATTTGAATATTCAACCTACAATCCCGGTTTCATTGAGAAGTGGGGTTATTATCGTGATGAAGCAAGTAACTACATCATTAATCCTGTTATTGTCAACACGGAAGCCAGCGATTATGTCAAAATCACTAATCCCGATCAAATTGTAGCGCGGACCAAAGAAGCTAATCCTGGGATTTTAGAACTCACTGGATTTAACCCGGTAACATTTGGTTCAGTAAGTATGAAGGCTGACGGAAGTGACACAATGAATAAGAAACTTGGTAACCGCCCCATTAAGTATGGCACCTATACTTATGGTAATGTGGAGCAGGATAGAGCGGCGATTCTATTGGCTCAGGAGAAGCAGAAGCCGGTTACACTGGAGACGAGAGTACATGGGACAAGAGTACTCAAAAGCTTCATTCCTATCCATTCTCCTGGACTGAAAGCTTATGTGATCGGTGTCGTTTTGGATTACTCTGTGATTTCATCTGTGGTTCATGAACAACTAATCAATAATCTGATAACGTCACTGTTATTACTTACATTATTCTTGTTATGTAGTTACATACTGTCTGGATTTGTTACTCGTCCTATTCAGGCAATACTTGCTAAAGTGAACGATGTAGCCAAAGGTAAATTCGAGCCTCCGCTAAAGGTAACTAGTCGGGATGAGTTAGGCCAATTGGCACTGCGAATCAACGCTATGACCGCTCACCTTATGCAGCGCACCAATCGGCTCAAACAGACACTGGAAGAGAACCGAGCGGTTAAGGAGCATCTGGAATCCGTGATTAACGGAACCTCCGATGCTATTCATACGATGGATATGGACGGCCGAATCACTAGCACGAACAGAGCCTTCGAAGAACTGTATGGATGGAGTGCTAGAGAGGTGCTAGGCAATATGCCATACCTTGTGCCCGCGCCAGCGCTTAAGCAAGAGGAAGAGAGGCTTAATGCGTTAAGGAGTGGCGCGGTTCTGCCGCCGATCGAAACAGTAAGACTTAAACGTGACGGAACAATAGTTGAAGTTAGTGTTAGTACCTCGGTGATTCGTGATGAAGAGGGGTATCCACATTCCTTTATTCACGTTTCACGTGATATGACGGAACGTAACCGTATGGAAGAACTGCTTAGACGCTCTGAGAAGCTGACTACAGTAGGTCAATTGGCCGCGGGAGTAGCCCATGAGATTCGTAATCCTCTTACGACGCTAAAAGGATTTCTGCAACTTCAACAAGAGAAGCAGCTTTTGGTCCCACTCCATATTGAGCTGATGTTATCCGAGCTCGAGCGGATTAATCTGATCGTAAGTGAATTTTTGATTTTGGCCAAGCCTCAAGCTGTTCATTTCCAGGAAAAAGATGTGCGGAACATCCTTGGCGATGTGGTTTCTCTATTAGACAGTCAAGCCCATTTGTTTGGGATTCAGTTTAGTGCTGCGTTCTCTGAACATCCATCTACTGTACATTGTGAAGTGAACCAGCTAAAGCAGGTGTTTATTAACATCGTCAAAAATGCAATTGAAGCTATGCCTGATGGTGGTGTGATTTCAATGGAGTTAAGAAATACCTTGGATTCTGTCTTCATTCTTATTTCAGATCAAGGCGAAGGAATTCCTAAGGATATGTTGCCTAAGCTAGGTGAACCCTTCTTCACCAATAAGGAGTCGGGAACAGGCTTAGGGCTAATGATTAGCCAACGTATTATTCAGGCTCATAAGGGGCATTTGGAAATACAAAGTGAAGTGGGTCAAGGGACAACCGTTATGATCAAGCTGCCTGCAGCCGGCACGTTTACCCCTTGGCTTAATATTAAGGATGAACGGAGTGAAGGACAACGTGAGAATTAATAAATTCATCAGTGAGACAGGTTACTGTTCACGCCGTGAAGCAGACAAGCTGGTGGAAGGTGGTAGAGTTACGATCAACGGAGAACCTGCTGTGCTTGGCAGTCAGGCCGTTCCAGGCGATGATGTGCGAATAGATGGTGTAGCACTTGAAACATCAAGCCAGACGGTTTACATTGCGCTAAACAAGCCAGTAGGTATTACTTCAACCACAGAGCAGCATATTAAAGGGAATATTGTCGATTTTGTAGGTCATCATGAGCGAATATTCCCGATTGGACGATTGGATAAGGATTCGGAAGGATTGATTTTGCTTACCAATGATGGAGACATCGTTAACAAGATTTTACGGGCTGAAGGCCGGCATGAAAAAGAGTATGTAGTTACTGTGGACAGACCGATTACGCCATCATTTATTACCGGCATGTCTAGCGGCGTAAAGATATTAGGTGAGAAGACGCTGCCTTGTGAGGTCACTCGTATTACAGAGCGTGTATTCCGTATTATTTTGACTGAGGGTAAGAATCGTCAGATTCGTCGTATGTGTAGTGCTTTTGGCTACGAGGTTAGAAAGCTGCAACGCATTCGGATTATGAATATTCGTCTAGGAGCATTACAAACAGGAGAATGGCGTGAGTTGTCTGCTGAAGAGAAACAAGAACTTGGAGCTACCCTGAACTACAAACTTCTATAGTCTAGAAGAGATACTGGCCTAGGCGTGAATACTATTTATCAAAAAAGAGCTGTTCCATCGGTCTAAGACCTTGGGACAGCTCTTTATGCTTGTAATAGGATAACCATCATTCATCGGAAGGAGCAATACCTGAGAACTCTTTGGTTTCTTGATATTTACGAATAATGGATACTTCAACACGGCGGTTCTTACTTCGTCCAACAGCTGTAGTATTTTCAGAAATGGGGTGGTACTCCCCGTATCCAATCGCACTAAATTTCCGTGGATTCAGGTTCGTATTCGTTAGCAAAATCTTCATGAACTGAAGGGCGCGATCCGCGCTCAGGTCCCAGTTGGAAGAATAGTTGCTATTAGAGATAGGAATATTATCGGTATGTCCTTGTACGACTACATCATAATCCGGGAATTGCTGCAGCATGGTTGAGATGGACTTTGCTAATTGCCGAGAATCATCTTTAACTACAGCCTGTCCGGAAGCGAACAATGCGTTATCACTTATCGTAATCATAAGCTGAGACTGATTGAGCTTAGTACTGAGCAGATCCGTAAGGCCGTTCTTGCTGATATATTGATCAAACTGCTTCTTAAGCTTCTCTAAATCCTCTTGTTCCTTTTGCCGCAGTTTAGCCATTTCTGTTTCTTCGTTTTTCTTGGTTACTGATTTATCCATTTGATCATTTTTTCCTAAATCCTCTTGACTCTTAGATGGCATTGCCGCCCGCTCTTCAAGAATACCTGTACCGCCATTAAGAGCGGAACTGAAGGCTTGACTCATCTCTTCGAATTTTTTGGCATCCGTTGCACTCATAGAATACATTACGATAAACAATGCTACCAGAAGGGTCATAAGGTCAGAATAAGGCAGTAGCCACGATTCATCGGCGTGTTCTTCATGCTCTTCGTGTCGTCTAGTCTTTTTGCTCACCCGATCCACCCTCCTTCTTATCATTTAACTTAGCTCGTTCCGAAGGTGTTAGGAAGACAGCAAGCTTCTGATTGATGGCAATAGTGGATACACCGGATTGTATGGACAAGAGACCTTCGACCATCATCATTCGAACTTCAATTTCTCGTTTGGAAAGTCGTTTTAGCTTATTGGCAATAGGATGCCATAATACGTAACCTGTAAAGATACCGAGTAGTGTCGCGATGAAAGCAGCCCCGATTGCTGCAGCCAATTTGTTCATATCACTCATATCAGCCAGAGCGGCGATAAGTCCGATAACTGCCCCGAGTACACCAAGTGTAGGAGCGTACATACCTGCCTGTGAGAAAATGAGTGCCCCTGCTTTATGTCTATCTTCTGTGGCGTGGATATCCTCCATGAGAACATCGCGGACAAAATCCTGATCATTCCCATCAATAATCATCCGCATGCCATTTCTGAGGAAGTTATCTTCTATTTCATCGACTTTAGACTCAAGAGCCAGCAGACCTTCACGCCGTGTAATAGAAGCCCATTCCATGAACATAGTAATTAATTCGGGTTTACTGATTAATTTCTTTTTGATAAAAATCATTTTAAACAGACTTGGAATCTTTTTGACCTCCGAGAATGGAAAGGCCATGAAGATGGA
The window above is part of the Paenibacillus sp. FSL K6-0276 genome. Proteins encoded here:
- a CDS encoding GNAT family protein, producing the protein MTLTLYHTSQGIYISPLELKDAENLLELRLNNRLTHEPFEPTRDEQFYTLESQQRIINQRLEDAQQDKAYMFGIYLLDGQLIGQITLSNVSRGVAQYADLGYLMDHRVQAKGYMTAAVGLVLGYAFRALGLHRVQAAILLHNEASRRVLEKSGFRPEGVARQYLKINGQWQDHQTYAILVEDVLPDEHK
- the tadA gene encoding tRNA adenosine(34) deaminase TadA; the encoded protein is MGAVHEHWMRQAIAEARKAEALGEVPIGAVIVRHGEIIGRGYNLRETTMDSTAHAEMVAIREASNVMNSWRLLDCQLYVTLEPCPMCAGAIVQSRVPLTVYGTPDPKAGCAGTLMNLLEEPRFNHRTEVIQGILQEECADLLTSFFRRLRQKPSKEA
- a CDS encoding ATP-binding protein, which produces MSIKTKLSAIIFGAVLLILALNLTFNLYAAQNNLRNESINNMQLTAMQMAVSVEQSNYSSNYVEYQIAHNLRMAAIFASEELDPDYKNVTNEELRALTSKVGVSNISILVKTDNDIVVARSSVPSDIGMSTKDWGYWYLAFLELFDNQEVSVGQGQSLNHFWSGPFEYSTYNPGFIEKWGYYRDEASNYIINPVIVNTEASDYVKITNPDQIVARTKEANPGILELTGFNPVTFGSVSMKADGSDTMNKKLGNRPIKYGTYTYGNVEQDRAAILLAQEKQKPVTLETRVHGTRVLKSFIPIHSPGLKAYVIGVVLDYSVISSVVHEQLINNLITSLLLLTLFLLCSYILSGFVTRPIQAILAKVNDVAKGKFEPPLKVTSRDELGQLALRINAMTAHLMQRTNRLKQTLEENRAVKEHLESVINGTSDAIHTMDMDGRITSTNRAFEELYGWSAREVLGNMPYLVPAPALKQEEERLNALRSGAVLPPIETVRLKRDGTIVEVSVSTSVIRDEEGYPHSFIHVSRDMTERNRMEELLRRSEKLTTVGQLAAGVAHEIRNPLTTLKGFLQLQQEKQLLVPLHIELMLSELERINLIVSEFLILAKPQAVHFQEKDVRNILGDVVSLLDSQAHLFGIQFSAAFSEHPSTVHCEVNQLKQVFINIVKNAIEAMPDGGVISMELRNTLDSVFILISDQGEGIPKDMLPKLGEPFFTNKESGTGLGLMISQRIIQAHKGHLEIQSEVGQGTTVMIKLPAAGTFTPWLNIKDERSEGQREN
- the rluF gene encoding 23S rRNA pseudouridine(2604) synthase RluF translates to MRINKFISETGYCSRREADKLVEGGRVTINGEPAVLGSQAVPGDDVRIDGVALETSSQTVYIALNKPVGITSTTEQHIKGNIVDFVGHHERIFPIGRLDKDSEGLILLTNDGDIVNKILRAEGRHEKEYVVTVDRPITPSFITGMSSGVKILGEKTLPCEVTRITERVFRIILTEGKNRQIRRMCSAFGYEVRKLQRIRIMNIRLGALQTGEWRELSAEEKQELGATLNYKLL
- the motB gene encoding flagellar motor protein MotB → MSKKTRRHEEHEEHADESWLLPYSDLMTLLVALFIVMYSMSATDAKKFEEMSQAFSSALNGGTGILEERAAMPSKSQEDLGKNDQMDKSVTKKNEETEMAKLRQKEQEDLEKLKKQFDQYISKNGLTDLLSTKLNQSQLMITISDNALFASGQAVVKDDSRQLAKSISTMLQQFPDYDVVVQGHTDNIPISNSNYSSNWDLSADRALQFMKILLTNTNLNPRKFSAIGYGEYHPISENTTAVGRSKNRRVEVSIIRKYQETKEFSGIAPSDE
- the motA gene encoding flagellar motor stator protein MotA encodes the protein MEISTILGLIFGLVAVIWGMILKHAPLHALATPAAYVIILVGTAASIFMAFPFSEVKKIPSLFKMIFIKKKLISKPELITMFMEWASITRREGLLALESKVDEIEDNFLRNGMRMIIDGNDQDFVRDVLMEDIHATEDRHKAGALIFSQAGMYAPTLGVLGAVIGLIAALADMSDMNKLAAAIGAAFIATLLGIFTGYVLWHPIANKLKRLSKREIEVRMMMVEGLLSIQSGVSTIAINQKLAVFLTPSERAKLNDKKEGGSGEQKD